One region of Primulina tabacum isolate GXHZ01 chromosome 17, ASM2559414v2, whole genome shotgun sequence genomic DNA includes:
- the LOC142531682 gene encoding uncharacterized protein LOC142531682 isoform X2, with protein MGILCKHALMVFNCMDVTVIPECYILKRWMKNVRNRVTFDFDESGRGGASHVSEMVFVNEIMRSTYDLTQLSKSHEEARKILYGLVDTAKDEISNLVSKLSVDDETQCDDIRSYGVCIGNPLTAKAKGVTNVNITRQWDTKSKKRKGKRKEKTEVSSAKGAKKKGQSSQKTTNTREMSNEISSQQHSNFTISQFPSTFGHTQHFIQSPNTMIQEGNANIYLGDQMNLFPYKFGGPHSSQGRGN; from the exons ATGGGGATTTTGTGTAAGCATGCTTTGATGGTGTTTAATTGTATGGATGTCACTGTTATACCTGAATGTTATATTTTGAAGAGGTGGATGAAGAATGTAAGAAATAGAGTTACATTTGACTTTGATGAAAGTGGAAGGGGTGGTGCTAGTCATGTATCTGAAATGGTGTTTGTCAATGAAATAATGAGATCAACCTATGATCTAACTCAACTGAGCAAATCTCATGAGGAGGCAAGAAAAATCTTATATGGATTGGTTGACACTGCAAAAGATGAAATCTCTAACCTTGTATCAAAGTTAAGTGTAGATGATGAGACACAATGTGATGACATTCGAAGTTATGGAGTTTGCATAGGTAACCCACTTACTGCTAAAGCCAAAGGAGTTACTAATGTTAATATTACACGACAATGGGATACTAAGagcaaaaaaagaaaaggaaaaagaaaggagAAAACAGAAGTTTCAA GTGCTAAAGGAGCAAAAAAGAAGGGACAAAGTTCACAAAAAACCACCAACACACGAGAAATGAGCAATGAAATTTCATCACAACAACACTCAAATTTCACAATATCGCAATTTCCTTCCACATTCGGACACACTCAACATTTTATTCAGTCGCCAAATACAatg aTACAGGAGGGTAATGCAAACATCTATTTAGGTGatcaaatgaatttatttccttATAAGTTTGGGGGTCCTCATTCATCACAA GGACGTGGTAATTGA
- the LOC142530488 gene encoding protein FAR1-RELATED SEQUENCE 5-like, whose translation MVNAGISVSNAVSFMENEACEPQNLGFIRKDAYDHMSRLKKHTKVENGDATALIQYFINKANKDNYFYWNVQLDDDDRVMNFFFRDYRCEVDYEYFGDVLSIDTTYRTNKYNLILCAPFVGINHHMQNVLFGLAFMSDETQNSFECLFATFLDSMNGRQPQTIFSDQCQAMMNAIETIFPLSHHHLCQWHINQNAPSHFGSLNGDSAFKGLWYKCMNHCDSEDEFESTWKYMIETYDLDDHKWLNDKYKLKKRWSTAFMNGRFSAGLLATSRSEVTDMVLKKAGNKMSSLYEFVLNYAKIQNNWREREKTEDTRCRHGNPAQILKNHPLLINASNVYTMYIYHLFEVELVNSLN comes from the coding sequence ATGGTAAATGCTGGAATATCCGTCTCTAATGCTGTTTCTTTTATGGAAAATGAAGCATGTGAGCCACAAAATTTAGGTTTTATTAGAAAGGATGCATATGACCATATGAGTCGGTTGAAAAAACATACCAAAGTTGAGAATGGAGATGCCACTGCACTAattcaatattttataaataaggcTAATAAGGATAATTATTTTTACTGGAATGTTCAATTGGATGATGATGATAGGGTGATGAACTTTTTCTTTAGGGACTATAGATGCGAGGTTGATTATGAATATTTTGGTGATGTCCTGTCGATTGATACAACATATAGAACAAATaagtataatttaatattatgtgcTCCATTTGTTGGTATAAATCACCATATGCAGAATGTATTGTTTGGCTTGGCCTTTATGTCAGATGAAACTCAAAATTCTTTTGAATGCTTGTTTGCAACATTTCTTGATTCTATGAATGGACGGCAACCACAAACTATCTTTTCAGACCAATGTCAAGCCATGATGAATGCCATAGAAACAATTTTTCCACTTTCACATCATCATTTATGTCAATGGCATATAAATCAAAATGCTCCTTCACATTTTGGGAGTTTAAATGGTGATTCTGCTTTTAAAGGATTGTGGTATAAATGCATGAATCATTGTGATTCTGAAGATGAATTTGAGAGCACATGGAAATATATGATTGAAACATATGATTTGGATGATCATAAATGGTTGAATGATAAGTACAAGCTTAAGAAGAGATGGTCTACTGCTTTTATGAATGGAAGGTTTAGTGCGGGACTTTTGGCTACTTCGAGAAGTGAAGTCACGGATATGGTTTTAAAAAAGGCAGGTAACAAAATGAGTTCTTTGTATGAATTTGTGCTAAATTATGCAAAGATTCAAAATAACTGGCGGGAAAGGGAGAAGACTGAAGATACTCGTTGTCGCCATGGTAATCCTGCACAGATTTTGAAAAACCATCCATTGTTGATTAATGCTTCTAATGTTTATACGATGTATATATATCATCTATTCGAAGTTGAATTGGTTAATTCATTGAATTGA
- the LOC142531682 gene encoding uncharacterized protein LOC142531682 isoform X4 encodes MGILCKHALMVFNCMDVTVIPECYILKRWMKNVRNRVTFDFDESGRGGASHVSEMVFVNEIMRSTYDLTQLSKSHEEARKILYGLVDTAKDEISNLVSKLSVDDETQCDDIRSYGVCIGNPLTAKAKGVTNVNITRQWDTKSKKRKGKRKEKTEVSSAKGAKKKGQSSQKTTNTREMSNEISSQQHSNFTISQFPSTFGHTQHFIQSPNTMEGNANIYLGDQMNLFPYKFGGPHSSQGRGN; translated from the exons ATGGGGATTTTGTGTAAGCATGCTTTGATGGTGTTTAATTGTATGGATGTCACTGTTATACCTGAATGTTATATTTTGAAGAGGTGGATGAAGAATGTAAGAAATAGAGTTACATTTGACTTTGATGAAAGTGGAAGGGGTGGTGCTAGTCATGTATCTGAAATGGTGTTTGTCAATGAAATAATGAGATCAACCTATGATCTAACTCAACTGAGCAAATCTCATGAGGAGGCAAGAAAAATCTTATATGGATTGGTTGACACTGCAAAAGATGAAATCTCTAACCTTGTATCAAAGTTAAGTGTAGATGATGAGACACAATGTGATGACATTCGAAGTTATGGAGTTTGCATAGGTAACCCACTTACTGCTAAAGCCAAAGGAGTTACTAATGTTAATATTACACGACAATGGGATACTAAGagcaaaaaaagaaaaggaaaaagaaaggagAAAACAGAAGTTTCAA GTGCTAAAGGAGCAAAAAAGAAGGGACAAAGTTCACAAAAAACCACCAACACACGAGAAATGAGCAATGAAATTTCATCACAACAACACTCAAATTTCACAATATCGCAATTTCCTTCCACATTCGGACACACTCAACATTTTATTCAGTCGCCAAATACAatg GAGGGTAATGCAAACATCTATTTAGGTGatcaaatgaatttatttccttATAAGTTTGGGGGTCCTCATTCATCACAA GGACGTGGTAATTGA
- the LOC142531682 gene encoding uncharacterized protein LOC142531682 isoform X1, whose translation MGILCKHALMVFNCMDVTVIPECYILKRWMKNVRNRVTFDFDESGRGGASHVSEMVFVNEIMRSTYDLTQLSKSHEEARKILYGLVDTAKDEISNLVSKLSVDDETQCDDIRSYGVCIGNPLTAKAKGVTNVNITRQWDTKSKKRKGKRKEKTEVSSAKGAKKKGQSSQKTTNTREMSNEISSQQHSNFTISQFPSTFGHTQHFIQSPNTMIQEGNANIYLGDQMNLFPYKFGGPHSSQVRNFV comes from the exons ATGGGGATTTTGTGTAAGCATGCTTTGATGGTGTTTAATTGTATGGATGTCACTGTTATACCTGAATGTTATATTTTGAAGAGGTGGATGAAGAATGTAAGAAATAGAGTTACATTTGACTTTGATGAAAGTGGAAGGGGTGGTGCTAGTCATGTATCTGAAATGGTGTTTGTCAATGAAATAATGAGATCAACCTATGATCTAACTCAACTGAGCAAATCTCATGAGGAGGCAAGAAAAATCTTATATGGATTGGTTGACACTGCAAAAGATGAAATCTCTAACCTTGTATCAAAGTTAAGTGTAGATGATGAGACACAATGTGATGACATTCGAAGTTATGGAGTTTGCATAGGTAACCCACTTACTGCTAAAGCCAAAGGAGTTACTAATGTTAATATTACACGACAATGGGATACTAAGagcaaaaaaagaaaaggaaaaagaaaggagAAAACAGAAGTTTCAA GTGCTAAAGGAGCAAAAAAGAAGGGACAAAGTTCACAAAAAACCACCAACACACGAGAAATGAGCAATGAAATTTCATCACAACAACACTCAAATTTCACAATATCGCAATTTCCTTCCACATTCGGACACACTCAACATTTTATTCAGTCGCCAAATACAatg aTACAGGAGGGTAATGCAAACATCTATTTAGGTGatcaaatgaatttatttccttATAAGTTTGGGGGTCCTCATTCATCACAAGTAAGGAATtttgtctaa
- the LOC142531682 gene encoding uncharacterized protein LOC142531682 isoform X3 has translation MGILCKHALMVFNCMDVTVIPECYILKRWMKNVRNRVTFDFDESGRGGASHVSEMVFVNEIMRSTYDLTQLSKSHEEARKILYGLVDTAKDEISNLVSKLSVDDETQCDDIRSYGVCIGNPLTAKAKGVTNVNITRQWDTKSKKRKGKRKEKTEVSSAKGAKKKGQSSQKTTNTREMSNEISSQQHSNFTISQFPSTFGHTQHFIQSPNTMEGNANIYLGDQMNLFPYKFGGPHSSQVRNFV, from the exons ATGGGGATTTTGTGTAAGCATGCTTTGATGGTGTTTAATTGTATGGATGTCACTGTTATACCTGAATGTTATATTTTGAAGAGGTGGATGAAGAATGTAAGAAATAGAGTTACATTTGACTTTGATGAAAGTGGAAGGGGTGGTGCTAGTCATGTATCTGAAATGGTGTTTGTCAATGAAATAATGAGATCAACCTATGATCTAACTCAACTGAGCAAATCTCATGAGGAGGCAAGAAAAATCTTATATGGATTGGTTGACACTGCAAAAGATGAAATCTCTAACCTTGTATCAAAGTTAAGTGTAGATGATGAGACACAATGTGATGACATTCGAAGTTATGGAGTTTGCATAGGTAACCCACTTACTGCTAAAGCCAAAGGAGTTACTAATGTTAATATTACACGACAATGGGATACTAAGagcaaaaaaagaaaaggaaaaagaaaggagAAAACAGAAGTTTCAA GTGCTAAAGGAGCAAAAAAGAAGGGACAAAGTTCACAAAAAACCACCAACACACGAGAAATGAGCAATGAAATTTCATCACAACAACACTCAAATTTCACAATATCGCAATTTCCTTCCACATTCGGACACACTCAACATTTTATTCAGTCGCCAAATACAatg GAGGGTAATGCAAACATCTATTTAGGTGatcaaatgaatttatttccttATAAGTTTGGGGGTCCTCATTCATCACAAGTAAGGAATtttgtctaa